A section of the Drosophila sechellia strain sech25 chromosome 3L, ASM438219v1, whole genome shotgun sequence genome encodes:
- the LOC6610494 gene encoding serine/threonine-protein kinase mig-15 isoform X3: MAHQQQQQLAPSVNCSLDDIDLTALKDPAGIFELIEVVGNGTYGQVYKGRHTKTGQLAAIKVMDVTEDEEEEIKLEINVLKKYSNHRNIATYYGAFIKKSPPGKDDQLWLVMEYCGAGSVTDLVKSTKGQSLKEEWIAYICREILRGLSYLHSNKVIHRDIKGQNVLLTDNAEVKLVDFGVSAQLDRTIGRRNTFIGTPYWMAPEVIACDENPDATYDNRSDLWSLGITALEMAESQPPLCDLHPMRALFLIPRNSPPRLKSKKWSKKFHGFIDTVLVKDYHQRPYTENLLKHGFIKDQPTDRQVRIQLKDHIDRCKKRKQEKEREDYRYSGSDNDDDEPQLAGEHSSIVQAPGGDTLRRNFQQIQEGRLAAEQQQQHHMMAQAQAQAAAAHAAAQAQAQLQQQQQQAAAAAAAAAHAAQQAQQAAQQPQANRQPKPPSRQQVEEPGPPARPPQRLIVVPDPPHANRPLPPTPKCGEPAGQTPQQQQRNSQNNFKPSLPPRRPEPQPQTAAGGQGSQQQAQPEAPPRNNRQSSGLSSSGGSASGGGGSSKPAAALPPQSNNHLGQPVNPLDPLDSSDSDSEPDEPNDRARNDGTLLASDPPKPLPGLGPVSEDANTTTPLSHGSGGPPNRPLPPTPDDDDQAGDRTLIMKRKLEQNINRLQKSASTSQANVTPSRRGDESNLLRDWDFDRFFPKNGNGPRGSGRGSPTTTASLSRSSQLSTLKADTKLQRASVVEAVTRPVPRGYQPLKVEPSASQSIAKEQGSASGSGSGSGSASGSGSSGSTNSPAHKRQDSDSRLPTNFERGFRRENSDFFPLAKRYSAVFSGATAAGSTAGSPSAQALQRSSAVYQRNSIYSSSISSKSKENAAPGAPGAAAAGTATASAKPGPAAPTTTATATKGAAPKTSKSLANFHFLRPRREKTESVIVLQNAAVRAQRQQQLQQQQQQQQQLQQQQQQQNRGGGGGGGGGGSSGVGADGTGLGTPGTRTSSVLPDLLSQASPATPPRHDKSSSEEQYQAAISSSVHSTPSKSFIASSGSGGLGLGGGTVVGGVIISSNHSPQSTISLASSSSNSRQNSPKNSISKTRSSSSITNLLHKSASSSSANLHHLTPCSSTSSASISNPLPPHAYALQQKQRSFLTFGFGAGGSGPSRRESHVNVNVTPTSHEAANDTPEIRKYKKRFNSEILCAALWGVNLLIGTENGLMLLDRSGQGKVYQLISRRRFQQMEVLEGQNILVTISGKKNRVRVYYLSWLKSKILRTDGLSDQVERRNGWINVGDLQGAVHFKIVKYERIKFLVIALKDSIEIYAWAPKPYHKFMAFKNFGELEHRPLLVDLTIEDQSRLKVIYGSAEGFHAVDLDSAEVYDIYLPKHTQGAIIPHCIVALPNSNGMQLLLCYDNEGVYVNTVGRVSKNIVLQWGEMPTSVAYIGTGQIMGWGNKAIEIRSVESGHLDGVFMHKKAQRLKFLCERNDKVFFSSAKGASSCQIYFMTLNKPGMANW; the protein is encoded by the exons ATGgcgcaccagcagcaacaacaactggctCCATCGGTCAACTGTTCACTGGACGATATCGATCTGACGGCCCTAAAA GATCCAGCTGGCATCTTTGAACTCATCGAAGTTGTGGGCAATGGCACCTACGGTCAGGTCTACAAG GGTCGTCACACGAAGACTGGTCAATTGGCTGCCATAAAGGTGATGGACGTCACCGAGGACGAAGAGGAGGAGATCAAGCTGGAGATCAATGTGCTAAAGAAATACTCGAATCACCGAAACATCGCCACCTACTACGGAGCCTTCATCAAGAAGTCACCGCCTGGGAAGGACGATCAGCTATGGCTGGTGATGGAGTACTGTGGTGCTGGATCGGTGACGGATCTGGTCAAGTCCACCAAGGGTCAGAGCCTGAAGGAGGAGTGGATCGCCTACATCTGCCGCGAGATCCTGCGGGGCCTGAGCTACCTGCACTCGAACAAAGTCATCCATCGCGATATCAAGGGGCAGAATGTGCTCCTCACCGACAACGCCGAAGTGAAGCTGGTGGACTTTGGCGTCTCCGCCCAGCTGGATCGCACGATAGGACGGCGCAACACATTCATCG GTACTCCCTATTGGATGGCCCCCGAGGTCATTGCCTGCGACGAGAATCCCGACGCCACGTACGACAATCGCTCCGATCTGTGGTCGCTGGGCATCACCGCCCTGGAGATGGCTGAGTCACAGCCCCCGCTCTGCGATCTGCATCCGATGCGCGCCCTCTTCCTGATTCCGCGCAACTCGCCACCCAGGCTCAAATCGAAGAAGTGGTCCAAGAAGTTCCACGGCTTTATTGACACGGTGCTAG TTAAGGACTATCACCAGCGGCCTTACACCGAGAACCTGCTGAAGCACGGTTTCATCAAGGACCAGCCCACAGATCGCCAGGTGCGCATCCAGCTGAAGGACCACATCGATCGCTGCAAGAAGCGCAAGCAGGAGAAGGAGCGCGAGGACTACCGCTACTCGGGCTCcgacaacgacgacgacgaacCGCAGCTGGCCGGTGAGCACAGCTCCATTGTCCAGGCACCAGGCGGCGACACGTTGCGCCGCAACTTCCAGCAGATCCAGGAGGGTCGCCTGGCcgccgagcagcagcagcagcatcacaTGATGGCCCAGGCGCAGGCCCAGGCGGCTGCCGCCCATGCCGCTGCCCAGGCCCAGGCGcaactccagcagcagcaacagcaggctgcggcggcggcagcagcggcggcccATGCAGCACAACAGGCTCAGCAGGCCGCCCAGCAGCCACAGGCCAATCGGCAGCCAAAACCGCCATCG CGCCAGCAGGTTGAGGAGCCGGGTCCGCCAGCAAGGCCGCCACAGCGCCTGATCGTGGTGCCGGATCCGCCGCACGCCAATCGGCCATTGCCACCGACGCCCAAGTGCGGCGAGCCGGCGGGACAGAcgccgcagcaacagcagcgcaACTCGCAGAATAACTTCAAGCCATCG ttaCCACCAAGGAGACCTGAG CCACAGCCGCAGACGGCCGCCGGTGGCCAGGGATcccagcagcaggcgcagccGGAGGCGCCGCCTCGCAACAATCGCCAGTCGAGCGGTCTGTCCTCCTCCGGGGGATCGGCATCCGGAGGCGGCGGTTCGTCCAAGCCGGCCGCCGCTCTGCCGCCGCAGTCGAACAATCATCTGGGCCAGCCGGTGAACCCGCTGGATCCCTTGGACAGCAGCGATTCGGACAGCGAGCCGGATGAGCCCAACGATCGGGCCAGGAACGATGGAACTCTACTGGCCAGTGATCCGCCCAAGCCACT GCCCGGCTTGGGACCCGTCTCCGAGGACGCCAACACGACAACGCCCTTGAGTCACGGCAGCGGTGGACCGCCCAACCGCCCACTGCCGCCCACGCCCGACGACGACGATCAGGCCGGCGATCGGACTTTGATCATGAAGCGC AAACTAGAGCAGAACATAAACCGCCTGCAAAAGTCCGCATCCACATCGCAAGCCAATGTGACACCGTCGCGTCGCGGCGACGAATCCAATTTGCTGAGGGACTGGGACTTTGATCGGTTCTTCCCCAAGAACGGAAACGGTCCGAGGGGCAGTGGACGTGGTAGTCCCACTACCACTGCCAGCCTGAGCCGAAGCTCCCAGCTGAGCACGCTGAAGGCGGATACAAAGCTCCAAAGGGCCAGTGTGGTGGAGGCCGTCACCAGACCAGTTCCACGGGGCTATCAGCCGCTGAAGGTCGAACCAAGTGCTAGCCAAAGTATTGCCAAAGAACAAGGATCAGCATCAGGATccggatcgggatcgggaagTGCAAGTGGTAGCGGAAGCAGTGGTAGCACCAATTCCCCAGCGCATAAGCGCCAGGATTCGGACTCCCGACTGCCAACGAATTTTGAGCGCGGTTTTCGACGCGAGAACTCGGACTTCTTCCCGCTGGCCAAGAGATACTCGGCGGTGTTCAGTGGAGCCACTGCAGCCGGATCCACAGCGGGATCGCCCTCAGCACAGGCTCTTCAGAGGTCAAGCGCAGTCTACCAAAGGAACAGCAtttacagcagcagcatcagcagtaAGAGCAAGGAGAATGCCGCGCCTGGAgcgccaggagcagctgcagcaggaaCTGCCACTGCCAGTGCCAAGCCAGGACCAGCTgcacccacaaccactgccaccgccaccaagGGAGCTGCTCCAAAGACCTCCAAGTCCCTGGCCAACTTTCACTTCCTGCGACCGCGTCGCGAAAAGACTGAATCCGTCATTGTGCTGCAGAATGCTGCCGTTCGCGCCCaaaggcagcagcaactgcaacaacagcagcagcagcagcagcaactgcagcagcaacagcagcagcag AATcgaggaggcggcggcggcggaggaggcggtggcagcagcggcgTGGGCGCCGATGGCACTGGACTGGGAACTCCTGGGACAAGGACCAGCAGCGTCCTGCCGGATCTACTCAGCCAGGCGTCGCCGGCAACGCCACCACGCCATGATAAATCATCCAGTGAGGAG CAGTATCAAGCGGCCATCAGCTCATCCGTGCATTCCACGCCATCGAAATCGTTTATCGCCAGCAGCGGAAGCGGTGGTCTCGGTTTGGGGGGCGGTACCGTTGTGGGCGGCGTGATTATCAGCAGCAATCACTCGCCCCAATCGACGATATCGCTCGCCTCCTCGTCCTCGAATTCGCGCCAGAATTCGCCCAAGAATTCGATCAGCAAGACGCGCTCCTCCAGCAGTATTACTAATCTCTTGCACAAATCTGCTTCTTCCTCCTCCGCGAACCTGCACCACCTGACGCCCTGCTCCTCGACATCCTCGGCCTCGATCTCCAATCCGCTGCCACCGCACGCCTATGCCCTGCAACAGAAGCAGCGCAGTTTCCTGACCTTTGGCTTCGGGGCCGGCGGCTCTGGTCCTTCGCGCCGGGAATCGCACGTCAATGTCAACGTAACGCCCACCTCCCACGAGGCGGCCAACGACACGCCCGAGATCCGTAAGTATAAGAAGCGCTTCAACTCGGAGATCCTGTGTGCAGCGCTGTGGGGCGTCAACCTGCTGATTGGAACGGAGAATGGCTTAATGCTGCTAGATCGATCCGGTCAGGGCAAG GTCTACCAGCTCATCTCGCGACGCCGTTTCCAGCAAATGGAGGTGCTAGAGGGCCAGAACATATTGGTCACCATATCCGGCAAGAAGAACCGAGTGCGCGTCTACTACTTGTCCTGGCTTAAGTCGAAGATCTTGCGCACCGACGGACTCTCCGAT CAAGTGGAGCGTCGGAACGGTTGGATCAACGTGGGTGATCTGCAAGGTGCTGTACATTTTAAGATTGTCAAATACGAGAGGATTAAGTTCCTAGTGATTGCATTAAAAGACTctattgaaatttatgcatgGGCTCCCAAACCATATCACAAATTTATGGCATTTAAG AATTTTGGTGAACTGGAACATCGCCCGCTTTTGGTCGATCTCACCATCGAGGATCAGTCGAGACTGAAGGTGATCTATGGCTCCGCCGAGGGTTTCCATGCGGTTGATTTAGATTCAGCTGAAGTATACGATATCTATCTTCCCAAGCAT ACTCAGGGTGCAATCATTCCGCATTGTATTGTGGCGCTTCCCAACTCAAATGGCATGCAACTGCTGCTGTGCTACGACAATGAGGGCGTCTATGTGAACACTGTGGGCCGCGTTTCCAAGAACATTGTACTGCAG TGGGGCGAGATGCCCACCTCGGTGGCCTACATTGGCACTGGACAAATCATGGGCTGGGGCAACAAAGCAATAGAG ATACGTTCCGTCGAGAGCGGCCATTTGGATGGTGTGTTCATGCACAAAAAGGCGCAGCGCTTGAAATTCCTTTGCGAGCGAAACGACAAAGTATTCTTCAGCAGTGCCAAAGGTGCTTCATCGTGTCAAATCTACTTTATGACGCTCAACAAGCCGGGCATGGCCAATTGGTAA
- the LOC6610494 gene encoding serine/threonine-protein kinase mig-15 isoform X4 has translation MAHQQQQQLAPSVNCSLDDIDLTALKDPAGIFELIEVVGNGTYGQVYKGRHTKTGQLAAIKVMDVTEDEEEEIKLEINVLKKYSNHRNIATYYGAFIKKSPPGKDDQLWLVMEYCGAGSVTDLVKSTKGQSLKEEWIAYICREILRGLSYLHSNKVIHRDIKGQNVLLTDNAEVKLVDFGVSAQLDRTIGRRNTFIGTPYWMAPEVIACDENPDATYDNRSDLWSLGITALEMAESQPPLCDLHPMRALFLIPRNSPPRLKSKKWSKKFHGFIDTVLVKDYHQRPYTENLLKHGFIKDQPTDRQVRIQLKDHIDRCKKRKQEKEREDYRYSGSDNDDDEPQLAGEHSSIVQAPGGDTLRRNFQQIQEGRLAAEQQQQHHMMAQAQAQAAAAHAAAQAQAQLQQQQQQAAAAAAAAAHAAQQAQQAAQQPQANRQPKPPSRQQVEEPGPPARPPQRLIVVPDPPHANRPLPPTPKCGEPAGQTPQQQQRNSQNNFKPSLPPRRPEPQPQTAAGGQGSQQQAQPEAPPRNNRQSSGLSSSGGSASGGGGSSKPAAALPPQSNNHLGQPVNPLDPLDSSDSDSEPDEPNDRARNDGTLLASDPPKPLPGLGPVSEDANTTTPLSHGSGGPPNRPLPPTPDDDDQAGDRTLIMKRKLEQNINRLQKSASTSQANVTPSRRGDESNLLRDWDFDRFFPKNGNGPRGSGRGSPTTTASLSRSSQLSTLKADTKLQRASVVEAVTRPVPRGYQPLKVEPSASQSIAKEQGSASGSGSGSGSASGSGSSGSTNSPAHKRQDSDSRLPTNFERGFRRENSDFFPLAKRYSAVFSGATAAGSTAGSPSAQALQRSSAVYQRNSIYSSSISSKSKENAAPGAPGAAAAGTATASAKPGPAAPTTTATATKGAAPKTSKSLANFHFLRPRREKTESVIVLQNAAVRAQRQQQLQQQQQQQQQLQQQQQQQNRGGGGGGGGGGSSGVGADGTGLGTPGTRTSSVLPDLLSQASPATPPRHDKSSSEEYQAAISSSVHSTPSKSFIASSGSGGLGLGGGTVVGGVIISSNHSPQSTISLASSSSNSRQNSPKNSISKTRSSSSITNLLHKSASSSSANLHHLTPCSSTSSASISNPLPPHAYALQQKQRSFLTFGFGAGGSGPSRRESHVNVNVTPTSHEAANDTPEIRKYKKRFNSEILCAALWGVNLLIGTENGLMLLDRSGQGKVYQLISRRRFQQMEVLEGQNILVTISGKKNRVRVYYLSWLKSKILRTDGLSDQVERRNGWINVGDLQGAVHFKIVKYERIKFLVIALKDSIEIYAWAPKPYHKFMAFKNFGELEHRPLLVDLTIEDQSRLKVIYGSAEGFHAVDLDSAEVYDIYLPKHTQGAIIPHCIVALPNSNGMQLLLCYDNEGVYVNTVGRVSKNIVLQWGEMPTSVAYIGTGQIMGWGNKAIEIRSVESGHLDGVFMHKKAQRLKFLCERNDKVFFSSAKGASSCQIYFMTLNKPGMANW, from the exons ATGgcgcaccagcagcaacaacaactggctCCATCGGTCAACTGTTCACTGGACGATATCGATCTGACGGCCCTAAAA GATCCAGCTGGCATCTTTGAACTCATCGAAGTTGTGGGCAATGGCACCTACGGTCAGGTCTACAAG GGTCGTCACACGAAGACTGGTCAATTGGCTGCCATAAAGGTGATGGACGTCACCGAGGACGAAGAGGAGGAGATCAAGCTGGAGATCAATGTGCTAAAGAAATACTCGAATCACCGAAACATCGCCACCTACTACGGAGCCTTCATCAAGAAGTCACCGCCTGGGAAGGACGATCAGCTATGGCTGGTGATGGAGTACTGTGGTGCTGGATCGGTGACGGATCTGGTCAAGTCCACCAAGGGTCAGAGCCTGAAGGAGGAGTGGATCGCCTACATCTGCCGCGAGATCCTGCGGGGCCTGAGCTACCTGCACTCGAACAAAGTCATCCATCGCGATATCAAGGGGCAGAATGTGCTCCTCACCGACAACGCCGAAGTGAAGCTGGTGGACTTTGGCGTCTCCGCCCAGCTGGATCGCACGATAGGACGGCGCAACACATTCATCG GTACTCCCTATTGGATGGCCCCCGAGGTCATTGCCTGCGACGAGAATCCCGACGCCACGTACGACAATCGCTCCGATCTGTGGTCGCTGGGCATCACCGCCCTGGAGATGGCTGAGTCACAGCCCCCGCTCTGCGATCTGCATCCGATGCGCGCCCTCTTCCTGATTCCGCGCAACTCGCCACCCAGGCTCAAATCGAAGAAGTGGTCCAAGAAGTTCCACGGCTTTATTGACACGGTGCTAG TTAAGGACTATCACCAGCGGCCTTACACCGAGAACCTGCTGAAGCACGGTTTCATCAAGGACCAGCCCACAGATCGCCAGGTGCGCATCCAGCTGAAGGACCACATCGATCGCTGCAAGAAGCGCAAGCAGGAGAAGGAGCGCGAGGACTACCGCTACTCGGGCTCcgacaacgacgacgacgaacCGCAGCTGGCCGGTGAGCACAGCTCCATTGTCCAGGCACCAGGCGGCGACACGTTGCGCCGCAACTTCCAGCAGATCCAGGAGGGTCGCCTGGCcgccgagcagcagcagcagcatcacaTGATGGCCCAGGCGCAGGCCCAGGCGGCTGCCGCCCATGCCGCTGCCCAGGCCCAGGCGcaactccagcagcagcaacagcaggctgcggcggcggcagcagcggcggcccATGCAGCACAACAGGCTCAGCAGGCCGCCCAGCAGCCACAGGCCAATCGGCAGCCAAAACCGCCATCG CGCCAGCAGGTTGAGGAGCCGGGTCCGCCAGCAAGGCCGCCACAGCGCCTGATCGTGGTGCCGGATCCGCCGCACGCCAATCGGCCATTGCCACCGACGCCCAAGTGCGGCGAGCCGGCGGGACAGAcgccgcagcaacagcagcgcaACTCGCAGAATAACTTCAAGCCATCG ttaCCACCAAGGAGACCTGAG CCACAGCCGCAGACGGCCGCCGGTGGCCAGGGATcccagcagcaggcgcagccGGAGGCGCCGCCTCGCAACAATCGCCAGTCGAGCGGTCTGTCCTCCTCCGGGGGATCGGCATCCGGAGGCGGCGGTTCGTCCAAGCCGGCCGCCGCTCTGCCGCCGCAGTCGAACAATCATCTGGGCCAGCCGGTGAACCCGCTGGATCCCTTGGACAGCAGCGATTCGGACAGCGAGCCGGATGAGCCCAACGATCGGGCCAGGAACGATGGAACTCTACTGGCCAGTGATCCGCCCAAGCCACT GCCCGGCTTGGGACCCGTCTCCGAGGACGCCAACACGACAACGCCCTTGAGTCACGGCAGCGGTGGACCGCCCAACCGCCCACTGCCGCCCACGCCCGACGACGACGATCAGGCCGGCGATCGGACTTTGATCATGAAGCGC AAACTAGAGCAGAACATAAACCGCCTGCAAAAGTCCGCATCCACATCGCAAGCCAATGTGACACCGTCGCGTCGCGGCGACGAATCCAATTTGCTGAGGGACTGGGACTTTGATCGGTTCTTCCCCAAGAACGGAAACGGTCCGAGGGGCAGTGGACGTGGTAGTCCCACTACCACTGCCAGCCTGAGCCGAAGCTCCCAGCTGAGCACGCTGAAGGCGGATACAAAGCTCCAAAGGGCCAGTGTGGTGGAGGCCGTCACCAGACCAGTTCCACGGGGCTATCAGCCGCTGAAGGTCGAACCAAGTGCTAGCCAAAGTATTGCCAAAGAACAAGGATCAGCATCAGGATccggatcgggatcgggaagTGCAAGTGGTAGCGGAAGCAGTGGTAGCACCAATTCCCCAGCGCATAAGCGCCAGGATTCGGACTCCCGACTGCCAACGAATTTTGAGCGCGGTTTTCGACGCGAGAACTCGGACTTCTTCCCGCTGGCCAAGAGATACTCGGCGGTGTTCAGTGGAGCCACTGCAGCCGGATCCACAGCGGGATCGCCCTCAGCACAGGCTCTTCAGAGGTCAAGCGCAGTCTACCAAAGGAACAGCAtttacagcagcagcatcagcagtaAGAGCAAGGAGAATGCCGCGCCTGGAgcgccaggagcagctgcagcaggaaCTGCCACTGCCAGTGCCAAGCCAGGACCAGCTgcacccacaaccactgccaccgccaccaagGGAGCTGCTCCAAAGACCTCCAAGTCCCTGGCCAACTTTCACTTCCTGCGACCGCGTCGCGAAAAGACTGAATCCGTCATTGTGCTGCAGAATGCTGCCGTTCGCGCCCaaaggcagcagcaactgcaacaacagcagcagcagcagcagcaactgcagcagcaacagcagcagcag AATcgaggaggcggcggcggcggaggaggcggtggcagcagcggcgTGGGCGCCGATGGCACTGGACTGGGAACTCCTGGGACAAGGACCAGCAGCGTCCTGCCGGATCTACTCAGCCAGGCGTCGCCGGCAACGCCACCACGCCATGATAAATCATCCAGTGAGGAG TATCAAGCGGCCATCAGCTCATCCGTGCATTCCACGCCATCGAAATCGTTTATCGCCAGCAGCGGAAGCGGTGGTCTCGGTTTGGGGGGCGGTACCGTTGTGGGCGGCGTGATTATCAGCAGCAATCACTCGCCCCAATCGACGATATCGCTCGCCTCCTCGTCCTCGAATTCGCGCCAGAATTCGCCCAAGAATTCGATCAGCAAGACGCGCTCCTCCAGCAGTATTACTAATCTCTTGCACAAATCTGCTTCTTCCTCCTCCGCGAACCTGCACCACCTGACGCCCTGCTCCTCGACATCCTCGGCCTCGATCTCCAATCCGCTGCCACCGCACGCCTATGCCCTGCAACAGAAGCAGCGCAGTTTCCTGACCTTTGGCTTCGGGGCCGGCGGCTCTGGTCCTTCGCGCCGGGAATCGCACGTCAATGTCAACGTAACGCCCACCTCCCACGAGGCGGCCAACGACACGCCCGAGATCCGTAAGTATAAGAAGCGCTTCAACTCGGAGATCCTGTGTGCAGCGCTGTGGGGCGTCAACCTGCTGATTGGAACGGAGAATGGCTTAATGCTGCTAGATCGATCCGGTCAGGGCAAG GTCTACCAGCTCATCTCGCGACGCCGTTTCCAGCAAATGGAGGTGCTAGAGGGCCAGAACATATTGGTCACCATATCCGGCAAGAAGAACCGAGTGCGCGTCTACTACTTGTCCTGGCTTAAGTCGAAGATCTTGCGCACCGACGGACTCTCCGAT CAAGTGGAGCGTCGGAACGGTTGGATCAACGTGGGTGATCTGCAAGGTGCTGTACATTTTAAGATTGTCAAATACGAGAGGATTAAGTTCCTAGTGATTGCATTAAAAGACTctattgaaatttatgcatgGGCTCCCAAACCATATCACAAATTTATGGCATTTAAG AATTTTGGTGAACTGGAACATCGCCCGCTTTTGGTCGATCTCACCATCGAGGATCAGTCGAGACTGAAGGTGATCTATGGCTCCGCCGAGGGTTTCCATGCGGTTGATTTAGATTCAGCTGAAGTATACGATATCTATCTTCCCAAGCAT ACTCAGGGTGCAATCATTCCGCATTGTATTGTGGCGCTTCCCAACTCAAATGGCATGCAACTGCTGCTGTGCTACGACAATGAGGGCGTCTATGTGAACACTGTGGGCCGCGTTTCCAAGAACATTGTACTGCAG TGGGGCGAGATGCCCACCTCGGTGGCCTACATTGGCACTGGACAAATCATGGGCTGGGGCAACAAAGCAATAGAG ATACGTTCCGTCGAGAGCGGCCATTTGGATGGTGTGTTCATGCACAAAAAGGCGCAGCGCTTGAAATTCCTTTGCGAGCGAAACGACAAAGTATTCTTCAGCAGTGCCAAAGGTGCTTCATCGTGTCAAATCTACTTTATGACGCTCAACAAGCCGGGCATGGCCAATTGGTAA